In Bartonella bovis 91-4, the following proteins share a genomic window:
- the odhB gene encoding 2-oxoglutarate dehydrogenase complex dihydrolipoyllysine-residue succinyltransferase: MASEIRVPTLGESVTEATIGKWFKQCGETVAVDEPLVELETDKVTVEIPAPVAGKLSEILAKEGDTVEVNALLGLIEAGAVGASSLSVSSPSAPSPVTASEPASPSLSSAMPPAPSAAKLMAENNIEKDKILGSGKRGQILKGDVLDALTQKIGVNASVSVSSSSSFNEMREERVRMTKLRQTIARRLKDAQNTAAMLTTFNEVDMSAVMNLRKRYKDIFEKKHSVKLGFMGFFTKAVCHALKELPAINAEIDGTDIIYKNYVNAGIAVGTDKGLVVPVIRDADQMSISEIEKEIGRLGRLAREGKLAVSDMQGGTFTITNGGVYGSLMSTPILNAPQSGILGMHAIKERAMVVGGQIVICPMMYLALSYDHRIVDGQEAVTFLVRVKESLEDPERLVLDL, from the coding sequence ATGGCTAGTGAAATCCGTGTTCCTACTTTGGGCGAATCGGTTACTGAAGCAACAATCGGCAAATGGTTTAAGCAGTGTGGTGAAACTGTCGCTGTAGATGAGCCTTTGGTTGAATTAGAGACTGATAAAGTAACGGTTGAAATTCCTGCGCCTGTTGCGGGAAAATTATCAGAAATTCTTGCAAAAGAAGGCGATACAGTTGAAGTGAATGCTCTTTTAGGGTTGATTGAAGCAGGAGCTGTTGGTGCTTCTTCATTATCTGTATCTTCTCCTAGTGCACCAAGTCCGGTTACAGCATCTGAGCCAGCTTCACCTTCTTTGAGCAGTGCAATGCCTCCTGCTCCTTCAGCAGCAAAATTGATGGCTGAAAATAACATTGAAAAAGATAAGATTTTAGGCTCTGGCAAGCGCGGGCAAATTCTTAAAGGGGATGTTCTTGATGCATTAACGCAAAAAATAGGAGTAAATGCTTCTGTGTCAGTTTCTTCATCTTCATCGTTTAATGAAATGCGTGAAGAGCGTGTTCGTATGACAAAATTACGTCAAACAATTGCTCGACGTCTTAAGGATGCACAAAATACAGCGGCTATGTTAACGACATTTAATGAAGTTGATATGTCTGCAGTAATGAATTTGCGTAAGCGTTATAAAGACATTTTTGAAAAGAAACACAGTGTTAAGCTTGGCTTTATGGGTTTTTTTACCAAAGCTGTTTGCCATGCATTAAAAGAGCTTCCTGCAATTAATGCTGAGATTGATGGGACGGATATTATTTATAAAAATTATGTCAATGCTGGAATTGCGGTTGGAACAGATAAAGGGCTTGTCGTTCCGGTGATTCGTGATGCAGATCAAATGTCAATTTCAGAGATTGAAAAAGAAATTGGCCGTTTGGGACGTCTTGCTCGTGAGGGAAAATTGGCGGTTTCTGATATGCAGGGCGGAACATTTACTATTACCAATGGTGGTGTTTATGGGTCATTAATGTCGACGCCAATTTTGAATGCACCACAATCTGGTATTTTAGGAATGCATGCGATTAAAGAACGTGCAATGGTTGTTGGAGGTCAAATTGTAATCTGTCCAATGATGTATTTAGCGCTTTCTTATGATCACCGTATTGTCGATGGGCAAGAGGCTGTAACTTTCCTCGTACGTGTCAAGGAAAGTTTAGAAGATCCAGAACGTCTTGTTCTTGATTTGTAA